The DNA segment CCCTCCCCGAGCCGCTGCGCGGCCCCGGCTTCTCCTCCTACACCGCCGACGAGGTCGGCTGGCTGCTGCAGGACCTCTCCGACATCACCCTGGAGGCGCCGACCGAGGAGCGCGAGGAGGCCATCCAGCGCGGTGGCGCCCACTACGCCGAGTCGCTGCCGGTCGAATACCAGCCGAGCGAGCAGTACCGGGCGCTCTTCCACAGCGCGCTGGAGACCTCCGCGGGCCGTGTCGCGCGGGCGGTCGGGACCGTCACCGAGACCGTGCTCGCCGAGCGCGGCCCGCGCCCCGTACTGGTGTCGCTGGCCCGCGCCGGCACCCCCGTCGGGGTGCTGATGCGCCGCTGGGCGCTGCACGCCCACGGCCTGGAGCTGCCGCACTACGCGGCCTCGATCGTCCGCGGCCGGGGCATCGACACCACCGCGCTGCGCTGGCTGGCCGCGCACCACGATCCGGCGGACGTCGTCTTCGTGGACGGCTGGACCGGAAAGGGCGCCATCACCCGCGAACTCGCCCTGGCCCTGGAGGACTTCCCGGGCTTCGACCCGCGGATCGCCGTGCTCGCCGACCCCGGTGGCTGTGTCGAGACCTACGGCACCCGGGACGACTTCCTCATCCCGTCCGCCTGCCTCAACTCCACCGTCTCCGGCCTGATATCCCGCACCGTCCTGCGCGACGACCTCGTGGGACCGGACGACTTCCACGGCGCGAAGTTCTACCGCGAGCTGGCCGGGGACGACCTGTCGCGGGTGTTCCTGGACGCGGTGAGCGCCCGCTTCGACGAGGTGGCCGACCAGGTCGCCTCGGACGTGAAGGAGCTGGCCGCCGCCGACCGGGCACCCACCTGGGAGGGCTGGGCGGCCGTCGAGCGGATCAGCGAGGAGTACGGCATCGACGACGTGAACCTCGTGAAGCCCGGGGTCGGCGAGACCACGCGGGTGCTGCTGCGCCGGGTGCCCTGGAAGATCCTGGCCCGGCAGGGCGCCGGGGCCGACCTCGACCATGTGCGCCTCCTGGCGGAACAGCGGGGCGTGCCCGTCGAAGAGGTCGGCGAACTGCCCTACACCTGCGTCGGGTTGATCCACCCCCGCTTCACCCGCGGGGCCACGGGCGCCGACGGCAAGGCGGTGGCCTCCTGATGGACGGCCGGCCCCTCGCCCACCACCACCCTTCCCCGGAAGCGCTGCGCGCTGCCCCTCTTCTGGTCGCCAGCGACCTCGACCGCACCCTGATCTATTCGGCCCCCGCCCTGGGCCTGACCATGCCCGACGCCGAAGCCCCCCGGCTGCTGTGCGTCGAGACCTACGAGCACAAGCCGCTGTCCTACATGACGGAGACGGCCGCGGCCCTGCTCGCCGAACTGGCCGGCGCCACCACGTTCGTCCCGGCCACCACCCGTACGCGCGAGCAGTACGGGCGCATCCACCTGCCGGGCCCGGCGCCGGAGTTCGCCGTCTGCGCCAACGGCGGCCATCTGCTGGTGCACGGTGAGCCGGACCCGGACTGGCAGCGCACCGTCGCCGGGCGGCTCGCCGCGCGGTGTGCGCCCCTGGACGAGGTCCGCGCGCATCTCGTCCGCGCCGCCGACCCGGCCTGGCTGCTCAAGGAGCGTGTCGCGGAGGACCTCTTCGCCTATCTCGTCGTGGAGCGGCCGCTGCTGCCGGACACCTGGGTGAAGGACCTCGCCGGCTGGGCGGACGAACGCGGCTGGACCGTGTCCCTCCAGGGCCGCAAGATCTACGCCGTGCCGAAGCCGCTGACCAAGAGCGCGGCCGTGGCGGAGGTGGCCCGCCGCACCGGGGCGTCCGGGATCCTCGCGGCCGGCGATTCCCTCCTCGACGCCGATCTGCTGCTGGCCGCGGACCGCGGCTGGCGGCCCGGACACGGGGAGCTGGCGGACTCCGGCTGGCACGCCCCGCACGTCACGGCGCTCGACGAGCGGGGCGTCGCCGCGGGCGAGGAGATCGTGCGGGCCTTCCTCGGTGGCGTGGTGCCCCCGGGCCACGCCGGCTGACCCGGGCGACGACGAGGACCGCCGCCGCGGACGCGGTGGCGGGGCGCGGGGGAGGGGAAGCGCGGAAAGCGGTGGCCGGAGGTGAGGGCTCGGTTAGTCTCGCCGGGGCGGCCGGCCGCATCGTCCGGTGACCGGCCGGGACCGCGATCCTTGATCAAGAGGAGAGGCTGTGGCTGAGTCCAAGAGCACGCCGATCACGGCGGAGATGTACGACTACGTCCTCGCCCACAACCCACCCCTGAACGCCGCGCAGCGGGACATCATCGAGCTCACCCGTCAGCAGTTCCCGGACGCCGCGGGCATGCAGTCGGCCGAGGAACAGGGGCCGCTGCTGGCGTTCCTGGTGCGGCTGATCGGGGCCCGTCATGTCGTCGAGGTGGGCACGTTCACCGGCTTCTCGGCGCTGTCCATGGCCCAGGCGCTGCCCGCGGACGGCACGCTGATCGCCTGCGACGTGTCCGAGGAGTGGACGGCGTACGGCAGGGAGGCGTGGGAGAAGGCCGGCGTCGGCGACCGTGTCGAGCTGCGGATCGCGCCCGCGCTGGAGACGCTGCGGGCGATGCCGGCCGAACCGCACATCGATCTCGCCTACCTCGACGCGGACAAGGGCGGCTATATCGCCTACTGGGAGGAGCTGGTGCCCCGGATGCGGCAGGGCGGCCTGATCGTCGCGGACAACGTCCTGTACCACGGCCAGGTCACCGACCCGGCGGCGACCGGCTCGGCCCTGGCGATCAGGGCGTTCAACGACCACGTCATGGCGGACTCCCGTATGGAGGCGGTGATCCTCACCGTGGCGGACGGGGTGACGCTGGCCCGCAAGAGGTAACGGCCGCCCCGCACGGGCGCGGTGGCAGGGACCGGGGCCGCGCGGCCCGGCCATGGGTGCCCGCGGGGCCGGGCTCGGGGCCCGGCCCGGGACGTGCCCTAGCCGCAGCAGCCGCCTCCGCAGCAGCCGCCGCCTCCGCCGCCCTTCGGGGCCGGAGCGGAGGCGGAGCCGCCGACGGCGACCGCGGAGAGGAGCTTCACGGTGTCCTCGTGCCCCTCGGGGCACACGGCCGGGGCGGAGGACTCGGCCATCGGCCGGTTCAGCTCGAAGGTGGAGTCGCAGGGGCGGCACCGGTATTCGTAACGAGGCATGGGCACAGGTTAGCCGTGGCCCCCGCTCAGCGGACGACGGTGCCGGGTGGCGCGCCCAGCATGCCCAGCTCCGCGCGGGTCGGCGCGCCCTCCCAGTCGCCGGGGGACGCGACGGCGAAGGCTCCGGTGGTGACGGCCCGCTCCAGGCAGCCGGCCGGGCCCTCGCCGTCCAGCAGCGCCGACAGATAGCCCGCCACGAAGGCGTCGCCGGCGCCCACCGCGTCCACCGCCCGCACGGCCCTGGCGGGCCGGTGCAGGGAGCCGCCGCAGGTGAAGGCCGTGGCCCCGGCCGCACCGAGCTTGACCACGACCTCACCGACGCCCAGGTCCAGCAGAGCCCGGGCCTGCGAGGCGAGGGAGTCGGGGGAGGCGAGGGAGTCGGAGGAGCCGGAGGAGTCGGGGGCCGGGCCGGCGGGTCCCGCCCCGGCGGCTGCCGCCGTGCCGTCCGGTCCGTCCCCGTCTTCCGGCAGGCACAGCGGGAGTTCGTCATCGGAGGCGATCAGGACGTCCACGAAGGGCATCCATTCCCGGAGGACCGCCGCGGCTTCCCCGGCGGTCCACAGGCGGGCGCGGAAGTTGACGTCGAGGCAGACCAGCGAGCCGTGTTCGCGTGCCAGCCGGAGGGCGCGGAGGGCCGCCGAGCGGGCCGCTGGGCTCAGCGCCGGGGTGATGCCCGTCAGGTGCAGCACGCGGGGCGGGGCCGCGTGGAAGGCACGGCCGACGGTGTCCGCGGCGAGCCGCGAGCCGGCCGATCCCGCCCGGTAGTAGTGCACCCGTGTGACCTCGGGCAGCCGCGGCTCGAAGAGGAGCAGCCCGGTCGGGGCGTCCGGATCGGTCGCGGCGCCGGACACCTCCACGCCCTCGGCGCGCAGCGTGCGCAGCACCAACTGGCCGGCCTCGTCCTCGCCGACCGCGCCCGCCCAGCGGACGTCGTGCCCGAGCCGGGCCAGGCCGATGGCGACATTGCTCTCCGCCCCGGCGACGGAGACCCGCATCGTGCCACCGAGCTTCAGCGGGCCGCTGCCGCGCAGCGCGACCATGGTCTCGCCGAAGGTGAAGACGTCCGGGCGGCCCGGCTGGCGGGGGACCCGAGGGCGGCCCGGGGCGGTCCCGGGGAGGGGAGCGGCGCCGGCCTGCGGTTCCTCCCCGCCCCCGGAGAACGGCTGTCCCGTCATCGGGCGCACACCGCCCTGAACTCCGCCGCGCGCTTGCGCAGCCCGTCCAGGTCGCCGCCGTCCGCCGCGTCCCCGACCAGCGGCGAGCCGACGCCCACCGCCACCGCCCCCGCGGCGAAGTACTCCTGGGCGGCCGCCGCGTCCACCCCGCCGACCGGCACGAACGGCAGCTCGGGGAAAGGCGCGCGCAGCGTCCGCAGATACGCGGGCCCGCCGGCCGACGCCGGGAACAGCTTCAGGGCCGAGACCCCCAGCGCGTCGGCCGCGATCACCTCCGACGGCGTCATCACCCCGGCGAGCGTCGGCAGCCCCTGGCGTACGGACTCCTCCAGGCCGGCGCCCAGGCCGGGCGTGACGATGAGGTTCGCCCCGGCCTCGGCGGCGCGCCGGGCGTCGGCGGCGGTCAGGACGGTGCCGGCGCCGAGCCAGGCCGCGTCGCCCAGTTCGGCGCGCGCGCGTCGGATCACGGTGAGGGCGTCCTTGCCGCTGAGCGAGACCTCGATCAGCGGGAGTCCTGCTTCCACGAGCGCCATGACCGTGCGGAAGGACGCCTCCGCCTCTCTGCCCCGGATGATGGCGACCAGCCGCTCGGTCCGGAGTGCGGTGCTGAGGTCCATGGCGTTTCCTGCTTTCTCCTGCGCCCCCGCCGCGTAGGTGCTGCGCTGCCGGGGCGTTCGGGCACGCGGGTGACGCCTTCGATTATTCCGGTCCGGCCTGACGGGCGTGCCGGGTGTGCCGCCTGGAACGGGCCTGGAGTCGTGGGGGTGACCTGCGGGTTCGCGGACGGTACCGGGGGCGGGTACCGGGGGACGGGGTGGCGGCCCCGCGCCGGCGCCGGGGCGGCGTACGGCTCCTCACCACTCGGCGAACGCCCCGTCCTCATGGCGCCACACGGGATTGCGCCAGGCATGGCCCCGCCCGTCCGCCGCCCGCACCGCGGCCTCGTCCACCTCCACGCCCAACCCGGGCCGGTCGGTCCGCAGCAGCGACCCCTTGTCGAAGCGGAACGGCTCCGGGTCCACCACGTAGTCCAGCAGCTCGGCGCCCCGGTGGTAGTGGATGCCGAGGGACTGCTCCTGGATCAGGAAGTTCGGCGTGGTGAAGGCGACTTGCAGGCTGGCGGCGAGTGCGACCGGGCCGAGCGGGCAGTGCGGGGCGAGCTGGGCCCCGTACGCCTCCGCGAGGGCGGCGATCCGGCGCAGCTCGGAGATACCGCCCGCGTGCGAGATGTCGGGCTGCAGGATCGCGACGCCGGCCTGCAGCGGAGCCAGGAACTCCCGCCGGGTGAAGAGACGTTCACCGAGTGCGAGGGGGATGTTGGAGGCGTTGACGAGATCGGGGAGGGCCTGGAGGTGATCGGGGAGCACCGGTTCCTCGACGAACATCGGCGCGCAGTCGGCCAGCAGGGGGAGGAGCCTGCGGGCGTTGGCGGGCGAGACCCGGCCGTGGAAGTCGAGGCCGAAGTCCCGTTCCTCGCCGAGCACTTCGCGCGCGGTCTCGGCGCGCCGCAGGCACTCCCGTACCTCGGCGCGGGTCGCCACCGGCGCCATCCGGCCGCAGCCGTTCATCTTGACGGCGGTGAAGCCGGCCTCCACCTGCGCGGCGACCGCGTCGCGGACGGCATGCGGCTCGTCGCCGCCGACCCACGCGTAGGCGCGGATCCGCTCGCGGACCGGCCCGCCCAGCAGCTGGTGGACGGGCACGCCGTGCCGCTTGCCCTTGATGTCCCACAGCGCCTGGTCCAGGCCGGCGACGGCGGACGACAGGACGGGACCGCCGCGGTAGAAGCCGCCCTTGGTCATGACCTGCCAGTGGTCCTCGATACGCGCCGGATCCCGGCCCAGCAGGTACTCGGACAGCACCTCCACCGCCGCCCGCACCGGCTCGGCCCGCCCCTCCACCACCGGCTCGCCCCAGCCGACGACGCCCTCGTCGGTCTCCACTCGTACGAACATCCAGCGCGGCGGGGCGAGGAACGTCTCGATGCGGCTGATCTGCATGGACCGGTCCGTCCTTTCGGCGTGCGGCGGTACGGCCGGCCCACGCGGCGCGCGGCGCCCGGCGTCCGGGCCGTGGGCGGGGTCCTGCCCACCCCGGGCGGCGCGCTAACGGGGCAGGTACCTCCGCCGGTGCCCCGCTCCGCGCCTACGGATGCTCCCGCGCCGACAGATCGAGCAGTTCCAGCATGGCCACGTACGCCCCGTCCACGTCCCGGTTCCGCACGGCCTCCACCACGGCGGCATGGGCGGCGTGCGGGTGCTGCCCGGAGGTGTCGTCCGCGGTCGGCACGGCCCGGCCCCGCTGGACCAGCACCGGCACGATCACCCGGTGCATCTGCGCGTAGAAGCGATTGTTCGACGCGACCAGCATCGCCCGGTGGAACGACGCGTCGGCGCGCACGAGCAGCTCCGGATTGTGGTCGGTGGCGGCCATCGCACGGAGCGCGTCGTCCAGCACCGCGAGGTCCTCGTCCGTACGGCGCTCCGCGGCGAGCGCGGCCGCCGCGGGCTCGATGGAACGGCGCAGTTCGAGCACGTCGGCGAAGAAGTCGGAGGAGACGCCGGCCGCGAGCTTCCAGTGCAGGACGTCCGGATCCAGGAGGTTCCAGTCCTCCCGGGGGCAGACGAAGGTGCCGCGTCTCTCGTCGCTGTCGAGGAGGCCCTTGGTGGTCAGTACCTTGATCGCCTCGCGCAGCACGGTCTGGGACACGTCCAGCTCCGCCTGCACCTCCGGCATGACCAGGCTGTCGCCCTCACCGTAGGTGCCCTTGAGGATCCGCTCGGCGAGCGCTTCGACCGCCGCGTGGTGAGGACCGTGCCCGGTGGGGGAGGAGTCGTGCCCCGGACGGCTCATCGTGTGCTCCCTGCTCTCCCTGGCTCTCCCTGCTTCGCGTTGCCCGCCCCGCTGCCCGCTGCCCGCTGCCCGTTCCTCGGGGCCGGCCTGCTCCGGGGAGCGAGCCGTGGACACCCCCGCACGCCCATCCGCCGTCGTCCGCCTCCCCACCCCCCATCGGTCATCAGGGCGTACCGAGCACCCCAATCCCACCTCGGTACGCCCTGACGTCTCCTCGCCCCGGCTCAGCGCTTCGTGCCGCCGGAGCCGGCGCTGGTGCCGGTGTCCGTTCCGGCGCTGGTGCCGGGGCCCGTTCCGGATTCCGTGGGGGTGCCGGAGGCGGTGGTCCCCGCACTCAGGCGGGACCTGCTCCCGCTGGTGCCGGCGCCGAACGAACCGCGTCCGGCGTGCGACGCGCCCTGCATCCTGACCCGCGCCGCCTGCCGTGCGGCCGTCATGCCGGAGGCGGGGTGCAGCTGACCGCGGTCGAACCGCTCCGCCTCCTCCGGGTGCCGGGCGCGCCAGTACGGATTGTCGTGCGAGAGGCCGCCGCTGACCCGCCCGTACATCCCGAAGACCAGCAGCAGCAGCCCGACCACGAAGCTGAAGAGGACGTTCTGGAGCCGGAACGCGAGGAAGTTCGCGTCGGTCTGCAGCAGGGCCAGGTTCACGAACCCGCTCAGGAGGAACAGGCCGCCGAACACGATGTTGAGGGTCGAGGCGAAGTTTCCGCCGATCACCATCCCGGCGACGAGGATCGCGCCGACGACGATCGACAGGATGCTCAGGGAGCCGTTGGTGTTCAGCCCGGCAACGGTGTCGCCGCCGGTGTCGAAGAAGCCGATGTGGTGGGTCAGTCCGAGGATGCCGAACGCGATCAGCACCAGGCCCATCAGGCCCGCACCGACGCGGTAGACCTTGCTGAGCCGGTGGTCCACGGGCAGATGCTCGTCGAGCCGGGTGTGGTGGTGCGTCTTCGCCCGGTGGAACGGGTTCGAGGGCCCGTGGAGGGTCTGGCCAGTAGCCCCAGTAGCCATCTCCGGCCTCCTTCGCGCAGGTGTGCCGCCTGGGCCGTACTTCTCTCCAGGATCCGACAGCGCGGGACATCACGCCATCGCGCCCGGCACCGGGCGCATACGCCGCCTCCGGGGCCGGGGAACGGTGCCCCGGGGCCCCTCAGCCGCCGCCGGCCCCCGCGCCGCCCCTGGACCCGCGGATCTCCTGCACCACCCGGGCCGCCGTCTCCCGCACCGCCTCGGTCTCCGTCAGGAAGTGCCACCAGTCCGGATGCCGCCCCTCCAGGCCCGCGACCGCACGGTCCAGCCGCGCCACCGCCTCGTCCAGGGGACCGGCATGCCGCGGGTCGGGGGTGCTGCGCCCGGACATCGCCAGCCGCTGCGCGTCCCGGACGGCGAACCGCGTCCGCTCGACCTCCTTCTGCCGGTCGAACGACACCGCGTCGAGCCGCTGCAGCCGGTCGCTCGCCGCCGAGACCGCCTCGTCGGTGCCGTCCAGCAGCGCCCGTACGGTCGCCAGCAGGCTGGTGGCATCCGCCCAGCGCTGCTCGTCACGCGCCTGCTGCGCCTCCCGCAGCTTGACCTCGGCCTGCCGGACGGACCGCGCGGCCTGCTCCGGCACCTGCTGGAGGTCCTGCCAGCACGCCGCGCTGTAGCGCCGGCGCAGCTCGCTGAGGACCGGGTCGACCTTCCCCGCACGCGTCGTGATCGCCTGCGCCCGGGTCCGCAGCGACACCAGCCGCTTGTCGATCTCCGCCGCTCGCCCCGGCAGCCGCTCGGCCTCGGCCCGGACGTCCTCGGCCCGGCGCACCACGTCGTCGGCGCGCTGGATCGTCTCCGGTACGCCGTGCTGCCCGGCGCCCTGATTGAGCTTGGTCAGCTCGGGCCCCAGCGCCGCCAGCCGGGTCGCGAGATCATCGGCCCGCAGGCCCTGTGCACGGACCGCGTCGAGCGCGTTGCTCGCCCCCAGCAGCGCCTGCCGGGCCCGCTCCACGGCCGGGGCGAGCCGCGCCAGCTGCGTCTCGGCGGTCCGCAGCAAGGGCCCGAGCCCCTGCGCGAACCGCTCCAGCTCGCCCCTGACCCGGTCGAGCTCCTCCTTGGCCCGCGTCAGATCGGCCCGCGCCCGCGCCACCGCGGCGCCGTCGAGATCGTCACGGTCCAGATCGTGGGAGTCGACCGCGGTGATGTACCGCTGACTGACCTCGTCGATCCGCCGGCCGAAGCCCTCGTACTCCTCCGCGGCCTTCCGCGCGGGCGGCGAATGATCCACCGCGGTGATCGTCTCTATGGAGATCCGCAGGTCACGGTGGGCGGTGTCCAGCTCGTAGAACGCGGCCGCCGCGGCGTCCTTCGCCGCCTGCGCGTCGGCCCGCTGACTCTCCCCGCGCCCGAACCAGCGCCGGGTCCCCCCACCCGCGAACGACATCGGCCGCATCGCCACCAACAACGGCAACGGCAGCAACACGAGCCCCACCACATCCCGGAGCGGACCCCCACGGCCGCGACGGCGTTCTCGCTGCTCATGCGGCTGCGTGTCTGTCGCCGTCACTTCCCTCTCCCGATCGGATCGCCCCAGGACCGAATGTCATTCTCCCACTCACCGGAAACGAACACACCGGCCGGTAAGTTCGCCCTTCGCGCACTGGTTTGCCGTTCAGCCCTGGAGGCAAGGTAGTCTGTCGGCTCGGCCAGGGCGCATAGCTCAGCGGTAGAGCGCTGCTCTTACAAAGCAGATGTCACAGGTTCAAATCCTGTTGTGCCCACCCTTCCCGCCAGTGTGAATGGCGGAGAAAGCCCAGGTCAGGAAGATTCCTGGTCTGGGCTTTCCGCTTTCGTTCTCCTTGCGCGTACGGTCTTCGATCTTCCGCGAACGGTCTGGGCTCCCGGTGCCGTTTCCCGGATTCCTCCCGCCGGTCCAGCGGTGAGGCGTGTGGGTGGCGCGACCGGTGGAAGCCGCACCGATGGCGCGCCCCGCCTCCGCCCCCTGCCCCTGTCCGGCCGGTCAGGGGTCTTGCCGTCGCTCGCTCGGCACTCCTTCATCCGCATCCGTCGGTATTCGTCCGTATCCATCGGTATCGATCGGTCAAATCCTCATGCGTCGGTCTGCGGTGCGCGCGTACGATCCCCTCGCCGCTCGTACGTCAGTGCGCATCAGCGCACCGCGTGCGGGCGCCCTACGGGAGGGATCACTTGACCATGTCCTTCGGCGCGAGACCCCGTGCAGTCCTCGCTTCTCTGGGAACCCTCGGCCTGGTACTGGCCGCCGCGACGTCGCCCGCGAGCGCGGCCGACGGGGCGCCCACCGCACCGACTCAGCTGTTCAACGGATACCGGCACTGCTCGACCGACGCGAACCGGCCCTCGTACCAGTCGACCCGCGAGGGCCTCGTCGTCGAGGGCATCCCCGGGGTCACCGACGCCACCGGCAACCCCCGGGTCGGCGTGCGGTATCAGTCCTGGCCGGTCACCGACCCCACACGGATCACGACGGTCACCCGCGACCGCGTCCCCCCTGGCTTCGAGGCCCCCGCCACCCTGCCCGCCAGTGCGCTCGACGAAGGGCGGACCTACGCGTGGCGGGCGCAGACGGTGGCCGGGGGCGCGGCCTCGGACTGGTCGGCTCCCTGCTATGTCACCCCCGACAAGACGGCCCCGGCCGCGCCCACCGTCACCTCGCCGAACTACCGTCCGGACGAGGACGGGTGGAACAAGGGTGGCGAGCCGGTCGAGTTCACCCTGGGCGCGAGCGGTGTCGACGATGTCGAGGGGTTCGAGTTCTCCTGGCAGCAGGACATGCCGGTCATCGGCACGAGCATCGGTGACCACGGCGTTCCGCGGCCCGTCGACCCGTACTCCGACACGGCGTACTTCAAGCGCGCCGACGCGCTCGGCGGTTCGGCCGGGCTCAGCCTCGTCCCGCCGGGCGGCTCCGGTGTGCACACGCTGTGGGTGCGCAGCCTGGACCGGGCCCACAACAGGTCGGCGATCGCCGGCTACACCTTCCGCGTCAGCTCCACGACGCCCACCGTCACCCCGGCCGTCCCGAAACCCGAGTTCGGTGAGCCGACCGGGTTCACGCTCCGTCCCGCCCCCGAGCTCCAGGCGAAAAGCCCGGTCGTCAGCTACTCGGTGCGGACCGGCGGCCTTCAGAACGACAGGACCTTCGAGGTCGCGGCGGGGGCGGACGGCACGGCGACCGTGGATCTCGCGCTGGACGGCATCTACGGCGGGAACCTCCAGGTGACCAGCAAGAGCGCGAACGGCTGGGTCAGCGACCAGGCTTGGTGGAGCATCGACTACGACACCACTCCCACCGTCGCTTCAAACGCCTACCCGGAGAACCGTTCGCGCGGCGGCGCCGGCGTCCCGGGAACGTTCACGTTCACGCCGAAGGTGAAGGATGTCGTGAGCTACACGTACACCTTCCACAACGGTGCCCCGGAGGTCACGGTCCCCGCGGACGCCGACCACACCGCGACCATCGACTGGACCCCGGCCTCGGACGGTTGGCACGACCTCACGGTCTACGCGACAACCCGCTCCGGCATTCAACTGGCGCCCTACGACTACTTCTTCACCGTGGGCTGAGCCCCCGAACCGGCCGGCCGCGAATCGGCATGCCCAGGGCCCGTCGAAGCGGGTAGTGAGCCCGGACGGCCGATCGTGACAACCTCCGGAGCGGGTTCGGTCGCACCCGCACAGCAGAAGTCACGGGGTTCGCCTTCTGCTGCGCCCGCTCCTTGTGCAGAACCGCGAAGGCCCAGGTGATCCGCTCTGAACGCGGATCACCTGGGCCTTGATTTCTTCCCCTGCGGACGATGCCCGCGGGGCGGGGCTCGTGCCGCCCATGTGCCGGGTGGCCCGTCCGGCCGCCCCGGCTTCCGCGGTGCCTTGTTGTCCGTTGTGGGGGCGCTGTGTATCGTCGGGAGGGTGACTTGAAGTTTCAAGTAGTTTTCCGCGATGCCTCGCGGACTCGTCCCCGACCTGCGAAAGAGCGCTCCTATGACGTCCTCCCTCAGCACTGTCGAGACCTCGCACCTCGGTGCCTCGACGCGCTCCGCCCCCTCCCTGCACGGCTATGACGCCGGGCTGCTTCTGCTGCGGCTGGCGCTCGGTCTGACCATGGCCGGCCATGGCGCCCAGAAGCTGCTGGGCTGGTTCGGTGGTCCGGGGCTGGACGGGACCGGACAGTTCTTCACGATGAGCGGCTATCCGTCGGGTCGCGTGATGGCCGTCGTCGCCGGTCTGAGCGAGACGCTCGGCGGGCTGGGGCTGGTGTTCGGGCTGCTCACGCCGCTCGCCGCCGCGGCGGTCGTGGGCACGATGATCAATGCGCTTGCCGTGAAGTGGGGCGGGGGCTTCTTCGCGCCCAAGGGCGTGGAGTACGAACTGCTGCTGACCGCGGGGGCGGCGGCGCTGGCGCTGACCGGCCCCGGACGCTACGCCGTCGACCGCTTCCTGCCGGGCCTGCGCGCGCATCGGCTGCTCTACGGCGTGGTGGCGCTGGTGCTGGGTGTGGTGCTGGCGGGCGCGGTTCTGCTGATCAAGAAGTGAGTCACTGATCAAGAAGTGAGCCCCGCGCCGGAAGGCGCGGTGCGGAGATTCGGGGTCCGGCGCCCGGAGTGTGGGGGCCGGACGCCGAGCAGGGGAGGCGCGGCGTCGCTTGGCGGCGCTGCGGTGGGAGAGTTGGGGAGCAGGCTGTATGTCCGTACGACGACTGAATCACGCGGTGCTCTACGTCCGTGAGGTGCACCGGTCCGTGGGCTTCTATACCGAGGTGCTCGGGCTGGGGGTGAGGGCCGAGATGCCGGGGCGGGCGGCGTTCCTTCGCGCTTCCGGGTCGCTCAACGATCATGACCTGGCGCTGTTCTCGGTGGGGCCGGACGCGCCGGGGCCCGAGGCCGGGCGGGTCGGG comes from the Streptomyces angustmyceticus genome and includes:
- a CDS encoding HAD family hydrolase — its product is MDGRPLAHHHPSPEALRAAPLLVASDLDRTLIYSAPALGLTMPDAEAPRLLCVETYEHKPLSYMTETAAALLAELAGATTFVPATTRTREQYGRIHLPGPAPEFAVCANGGHLLVHGEPDPDWQRTVAGRLAARCAPLDEVRAHLVRAADPAWLLKERVAEDLFAYLVVERPLLPDTWVKDLAGWADERGWTVSLQGRKIYAVPKPLTKSAAVAEVARRTGASGILAAGDSLLDADLLLAADRGWRPGHGELADSGWHAPHVTALDERGVAAGEEIVRAFLGGVVPPGHAG
- a CDS encoding DUF4383 domain-containing protein; this encodes MATGATGQTLHGPSNPFHRAKTHHHTRLDEHLPVDHRLSKVYRVGAGLMGLVLIAFGILGLTHHIGFFDTGGDTVAGLNTNGSLSILSIVVGAILVAGMVIGGNFASTLNIVFGGLFLLSGFVNLALLQTDANFLAFRLQNVLFSFVVGLLLLVFGMYGRVSGGLSHDNPYWRARHPEEAERFDRGQLHPASGMTAARQAARVRMQGASHAGRGSFGAGTSGSRSRLSAGTTASGTPTESGTGPGTSAGTDTGTSAGSGGTKR
- the dgoD gene encoding galactonate dehydratase, translating into MQISRIETFLAPPRWMFVRVETDEGVVGWGEPVVEGRAEPVRAAVEVLSEYLLGRDPARIEDHWQVMTKGGFYRGGPVLSSAVAGLDQALWDIKGKRHGVPVHQLLGGPVRERIRAYAWVGGDEPHAVRDAVAAQVEAGFTAVKMNGCGRMAPVATRAEVRECLRRAETAREVLGEERDFGLDFHGRVSPANARRLLPLLADCAPMFVEEPVLPDHLQALPDLVNASNIPLALGERLFTRREFLAPLQAGVAILQPDISHAGGISELRRIAALAEAYGAQLAPHCPLGPVALAASLQVAFTTPNFLIQEQSLGIHYHRGAELLDYVVDPEPFRFDKGSLLRTDRPGLGVEVDEAAVRAADGRGHAWRNPVWRHEDGAFAEW
- a CDS encoding sugar kinase, which encodes MTGQPFSGGGEEPQAGAAPLPGTAPGRPRVPRQPGRPDVFTFGETMVALRGSGPLKLGGTMRVSVAGAESNVAIGLARLGHDVRWAGAVGEDEAGQLVLRTLRAEGVEVSGAATDPDAPTGLLLFEPRLPEVTRVHYYRAGSAGSRLAADTVGRAFHAAPPRVLHLTGITPALSPAARSAALRALRLAREHGSLVCLDVNFRARLWTAGEAAAVLREWMPFVDVLIASDDELPLCLPEDGDGPDGTAAAAGAGPAGPAPDSSGSSDSLASPDSLASQARALLDLGVGEVVVKLGAAGATAFTCGGSLHRPARAVRAVDAVGAGDAFVAGYLSALLDGEGPAGCLERAVTTGAFAVASPGDWEGAPTRAELGMLGAPPGTVVR
- a CDS encoding O-methyltransferase; translated protein: MYDYVLAHNPPLNAAQRDIIELTRQQFPDAAGMQSAEEQGPLLAFLVRLIGARHVVEVGTFTGFSALSMAQALPADGTLIACDVSEEWTAYGREAWEKAGVGDRVELRIAPALETLRAMPAEPHIDLAYLDADKGGYIAYWEELVPRMRQGGLIVADNVLYHGQVTDPAATGSALAIRAFNDHVMADSRMEAVILTVADGVTLARKR
- a CDS encoding FmdB family zinc ribbon protein; this translates as MPRYEYRCRPCDSTFELNRPMAESSAPAVCPEGHEDTVKLLSAVAVGGSASAPAPKGGGGGGCCGGGCCG
- a CDS encoding FadR/GntR family transcriptional regulator; this translates as MSRPGHDSSPTGHGPHHAAVEALAERILKGTYGEGDSLVMPEVQAELDVSQTVLREAIKVLTTKGLLDSDERRGTFVCPREDWNLLDPDVLHWKLAAGVSSDFFADVLELRRSIEPAAAALAAERRTDEDLAVLDDALRAMAATDHNPELLVRADASFHRAMLVASNNRFYAQMHRVIVPVLVQRGRAVPTADDTSGQHPHAAHAAVVEAVRNRDVDGAYVAMLELLDLSAREHP
- a CDS encoding bifunctional 4-hydroxy-2-oxoglutarate aldolase/2-dehydro-3-deoxy-phosphogluconate aldolase, encoding MDLSTALRTERLVAIIRGREAEASFRTVMALVEAGLPLIEVSLSGKDALTVIRRARAELGDAAWLGAGTVLTAADARRAAEAGANLIVTPGLGAGLEESVRQGLPTLAGVMTPSEVIAADALGVSALKLFPASAGGPAYLRTLRAPFPELPFVPVGGVDAAAAQEYFAAGAVAVGVGSPLVGDAADGGDLDGLRKRAAEFRAVCAR